TGCCGTCCGGGTTCGCGGCGAACACGAGGTACCGGTTGACCATCAGCGTGACCTTCTGGCGGACGAAGAACCGGGGGACCTGCATCGTCATGCGGGGGAGTGTGGCAGGTCGCGCAGCCGCAGCCCGGAGCGGAACCGGCGGGCCGTGCCGGTGACCGGGTCGGTGAAGGCGAGCTCGGCGGCGAGCAGCTGCAGGGGGCGGGTGAAGTCGTCGAGCGGCTGCTCGCGGACCACGGGGTAGAAGTCGTCGTCGAGGATCGGGACGCCGAGGGAGGCCATGTGCAGCCGCAGCTGGTGGGTGCGCCCGGTCCGCGGGGTCAGCCGGTAGCGGGCCAGGCCACCGCGCTGCTCCACCAGCTCGACGAGCGTCTCGGCGTTGGGCGGGCCGTCGACCTCGCGGGCCTGGAGCACCCCGCGCTCCTTGACGATCCGGCTGCGGACGGTCCGCGGCAGCTCCAGGTCCGGGTCGTGCGGCGCGACGGCCTCGTAGACCTTGTGGACGCGGCGGTCCCGGAACAGCGTCTGGTACGCCCCGCGCCGCTCCCGGTGCACGACGAACATGACCAGCCCGGCCGTCCCGCGGTCGAGCCGGTGCGCGGGGCTGAGCTCGGGCAGGTCGAGGTCGCGGCGCAGGCGCACCAGTGCGGTCTCGGCGACGTGCTGCCCCCGCGGGATCGTGGCCAGGAAGTGCGGCTTGTCGACGACGAGCAGGTCGTCGTCGCGGTGCACGATCCCGATCGGGAACGGGACCGGCGTCTCCTCGGGCAGGTCGCGGTGGAACCACAGGTAGGTGCCGGGGCGGAAGGGCGCCGCGAGGTCGAGCGGGCCGTCGGCGTCGACGATCCGGCCCTGCTCCAGCATCTCCTCGACCCGCTCCGGGGCGACGCGGGGGAGCCGCTCGACGAGGTGGTCGCGCATCGTCGCCCACGGGGTGTCCCCGACGTCGGGCGTGCGGAGGCGGACCGGGTCGAGACCCAGCCGCAGGGGGAGGGGGGAGGCCGGCCGCTTCCTCATGGCTGCTTCCTCAGGGCTACAGCTCCGCCCGGATCGCGCGGAGGATCGCGGCGGTGCGGTCGAGCGGCTCGACCTGCGTGCACAGGCGGTCCATCACCCGCCGGTACTGCTCCACGTCGGAGGGTTTGTCCAGGTACAGCGCGCCGCTGAGCTGCTCGAGGACGACGACGTCGGGGGCGTCGCGGTCGGGGAAGCGCAGGATCGTGAACGGGCCGCCTGCCGCCGCGTGGCCGTCGAAGTGGAACGGGGCCACCTGGACCTTCACGTTCGGCCGCTCGGCGAGCGCGACGAGGTGGTCGAGCTGGGCCCGGCCGAGCTCGCGGCCGCCGATCATCCGGCGCAGCGCCGCCTCGTCGACGACCGCCCACAGCCGGGGCCCGCCGGGCGCGTCGAGCAGCGCCTGGCGCCGGATGCGCAGCCCGACCCGGCGCTCGACCTCGCCCGGGTCGTCGTGCACGACGCTCAGGACCGCCCGCGCGTAGTCGGGGGTCTGCAGGAGACCGGGGACGAACTGCACCTCGTAGGTGCGGATCAGGCTCGCGGCCCGCTCCAGCCGGATGTAGGACTCGGCCCAGTCGGGGCGCAGGTCGTGGTAGCGCCTGCGGTCCTCGTCCTGCACCGGACCCCCCGATCGACCCGCCGGGTCGGGCGGCTCGGCGTCAGTCGGCGAGGTCGTCGAACTCCCCGGCGCGGACGCCGTCGAGGAACGCCGCGATCTCGGCGCGAGTGTAGACGAGCGTGGGACCGGTCGGATGGCGGGAGTTGCGCATCGCCACCGCCCCGTCCGGCAGGGCCGCCACCTCCACGCAGTTGCCGCTGGGGTTGCTCGCGGAACTCTTGCGCCAGGCGAGCGTCGCTTGCAGATGCACGTGCAGATGTTCACGCACCAGCACTTGCAGATGCAAGCTCGTTCCGACACGATCGGGTTGCGGTCGACACGGCGGCGGTCGTGCGACACACAGCGATGGCGGGGGGCGTACGTGGACTCGGGGGGATGCTCGTGAACCGGTCGTGGGAGGCGGATCCGCCGTCTCGGCGGGGCGCGGACGAACCGGCGGGCCCGGCGCGGGTCACCCCGCTGCCCGGGATGGGCGATCCCGACGCCCCCGGGCTGACCAGCCCGCTGCACTTCCGCCTCGCCGACGAGCTGGCGCCGATGGTCGAGGTCTGGGAGCGGCTGCTGACGCTGCACCTGCCCGACCGCACCGGTCGCTGCCGCACCTGCACCCAGGGCGGCACGGGCCTCCCGGGCACCGCGTGGCCGTGCGCCCTGCACGGCATCGCCGAGCTCGCCCGGCGCCGCCACACCCGCGCGCAGGGCGCCTGAGCACCGGCGGCCGGCGCCTCCCCTCGGACGTCGGCCGCCGTGTACCACCGGCGTATCTTGCCGGGGCCCATGAAGCACACCCATCTCGTCCCGAGCGTGTTCACGGTGCTGCACGACCCCGTCACGGGGCGCGCCGCGACCGGGCCCCGCGCTGTCCGCGCCGCCCTGTTCGGCGCCCAGCTGGTGAGCCTGATGGTCGCCGGGCGGATCGCCGTCGAGGGTGACCGGGTGGTCGTCGTCGGCCGCCGCGGCCCCCGCCACGACGACCCCGTCGGGGACCTCGTCGTCGCCGCCGTCGCCGCCCCGGGCGAGCCGCGGGGGGTGCGGGAGTGGGCGGGGGACCTCGGCGGCGCCGTCCACGACCGGACCGCCGAGGACCTGGTCGACGCGGGTGTGCTGCGCTGGGAGGCGCCGCGGCGGCTGCGCACGGCCCCGCGCTGGCCCGCGGCGGACCCGGTGCGGGCCGTCCGCGCGCGGCTGGAGCTGGAGCAGCGGGTCGCCGACCCCGGGTCGTTCGACCTGCCGGGGGCGGTCGTGCTCGCGCTCGTGCTCGCCGCGGGGGCGGACGACGTCCTC
This sequence is a window from Pseudonocardia petroleophila. Protein-coding genes within it:
- a CDS encoding RluA family pseudouridine synthase, with the translated sequence MRKRPASPLPLRLGLDPVRLRTPDVGDTPWATMRDHLVERLPRVAPERVEEMLEQGRIVDADGPLDLAAPFRPGTYLWFHRDLPEETPVPFPIGIVHRDDDLLVVDKPHFLATIPRGQHVAETALVRLRRDLDLPELSPAHRLDRGTAGLVMFVVHRERRGAYQTLFRDRRVHKVYEAVAPHDPDLELPRTVRSRIVKERGVLQAREVDGPPNAETLVELVEQRGGLARYRLTPRTGRTHQLRLHMASLGVPILDDDFYPVVREQPLDDFTRPLQLLAAELAFTDPVTGTARRFRSGLRLRDLPHSPA
- a CDS encoding DUF5753 domain-containing protein, which translates into the protein MQDEDRRRYHDLRPDWAESYIRLERAASLIRTYEVQFVPGLLQTPDYARAVLSVVHDDPGEVERRVGLRIRRQALLDAPGGPRLWAVVDEAALRRMIGGRELGRAQLDHLVALAERPNVKVQVAPFHFDGHAAAGGPFTILRFPDRDAPDVVVLEQLSGALYLDKPSDVEQYRRVMDRLCTQVEPLDRTAAILRAIRAEL
- a CDS encoding DUF397 domain-containing protein, whose translation is MQVLVREHLHVHLQATLAWRKSSASNPSGNCVEVAALPDGAVAMRNSRHPTGPTLVYTRAEIAAFLDGVRAGEFDDLAD